One Conger conger chromosome 18, fConCon1.1, whole genome shotgun sequence DNA window includes the following coding sequences:
- the cdc42ep3 gene encoding cdc42 effector protein 3 — protein MPAKTPIYLKSANSKKGRKCRLRDILSPDMISPPLGDFRHTVHIGKGGERDAFGDMSFLQGNFELLSGTERAPLQHTGHSEYLRANSASEASFTETPSPVLKNAISLPSIGGSQALTLPLISAIAFPPHPDPYHSAGPPARAPPEVQHGDSLLLSLDVLLPDPSPPTEPKKKTSFLFDAPVVPAQTVQLEKSPEKKKAQEKWKDVNGENAHNGRTGKAHMGQNGYDTPPPGYTNGNGGIHHMTETLERYASWLDCDGVRESRICDFDFELSKGKSLSQDSISKITGSLLSLELDLGPSILEDVLNIMDRP, from the coding sequence ATGCCAGCCAAAACACCCATCTACCTGAAATCCGCCAACAGCAAGAAGGGGAGGAAATGCCGTCTGCGGGACATCCTGTCCCCCGACATGATCAGCCCCCCGCTCGGAGACTTCCGGCACACCGTGCACATCGGGAAGGGCGGGGAGCGCGACGCGTTCGGCGACATGTCCTTCCTCCAGGGGAACTTTGAGCTGCTGTCGGGGACGGAGCGGGCCCCCCTGCAGCACACGGGACACAGCGAGTACCTGAGGGCCAACAGTGCCTCAGAGGCCTCCTTCACAGAGACGCCCTCCCCCGTGCTGAAGAACGccatctccctcccctccatcgGGGGCTCCCAGGCCCTCACGCTGCCCCTCATCTCCGCCATAGCCTTCCCTCCCCACCCCGACCCCTACCACAGCGCCGGTCCCCCCGCCCGCGCGCCCCCGGAGGTGCAGCACGGCGactccctgctcctctctctggacGTGCTCCTCCCCGACCCCAGTCCTCCCACGGAGCCCAAGAAGAAGACTAGCTTCCTGTTCGACGCGCCCGTCGTGCCTGCTCAGACCGTGCAGCTGGAGAAGTCGCCGGAGAAGAAAAAGGCGCAGGAGAAATGGAAGGATGTCAACGGGGAGAACGCGCACAACGGCAGGACCGGGAAAGCGCACATGGGCCAGAACGGCTACGACACGCCGCCGCCCGGCTACACCAATGGCAACGGCGGGATCCATCACATGACGGAGACCCTGGAGCGCTACGCCAGCTGGCTGGACTGCGACGGCGTCCGGGAGAGCCGCATCTGCGACTTTGACTTTGAGCTCTCCAAAGGGAAGAGCCTATCGCAGGACTCCATCTCCAAAATCACCGGCTCCCTGCTGTCCCTGGAACTGGACCTGGGGCCATCCATCCTGGAGGACGTGCTGAACATAATGGACAGACCGTAA